Part of the Candidatus Omnitrophota bacterium genome, CAAAAAATCTTCCGGAAAATAGTCTATGAGGCAGGATGGCCGCGACCCGGCGGGCCTCTCCGAAAGATGCCTCGAGTAATTCTCTATTCCGTTACAATAACCCAGCTCCTTCAGCATCTCCATGTCATAATTTGTCCTGGATTCAAGCCGCTGGGCCTCGAGCAGCTTATTCTGCTTGAAGAGCTCCGAAAGCCGCTCTTTCAGTTCCGCTTTTATGGAGACTATTGCCCTCTCCACCTTGTCTTGGGTAGTAACAAAATGTTTGGCCGGGTAAATAGCGATTTTATCTATTTCGGATATCGTCCTTCCGGTAAGAGGATCTATCTCTCTAAGCCGCTCTATACTGTCGCCGGAAAGCTCCAGTCTTATCGCCTGATTTTCATAGGCGGGAAATATTTCTATTGTTCCGCCTCTTACGCGAAACCTGCCTCTTTGGAAATCCACGTCGTTTCGGGAATAATGAATATCAACGAGTTTCTTTAAGATATCGTCTCTTCCGACTTTTTCCCCTTTTTTCAAAAATACCATAAGTGCGGCGTAATCTTCCGGGGAACCGAGGCCGTATATGCAGGAGACGCTTGCCACTATTATTACATCATCTCGCGACATTAGGGCGCTTGTAGCCGAAAGGCGCAATTTATCTATCTCATCGTTGATAGAGGCGTCCTTCTCTATATAAGTATCGGTTTGCGGGACGTAGGCCTCCGGTTGATAATAGTCATAGTAGCTTACAAAATATTCCACTGCATTTTCGGGAAAGAGCTCTTTAAATTCACTGTAAAGCTGCGCCGCAAGTGTCTTATTATGCGACATAACGAGTACAGGCTTCCCGATATTATTTATAACATGCGCCAATGTAAATGTCTTGCCGGAACCCGTCACCCCGAGAAGCGCCTGGTAACGGTTGCCTTTTCGGATACCATCCGTAAGTTTTTTTATGGCCTGCGGCTGGTCACCTTGCGGTGTTAGATTGCTTGTTAATTTAAAGTTTGTCATTTTAAAGGAAAAAAGGGGACAGGCTACTTTTTTATGTTTGCGGTAACAAGCTGAAAAAGTAGCCTGTCCCCTTTTTTTTTAAATTACATCCAGCGAGAAGTCCAGCGAAGAAGCGGAATGCGTGAGAGCGCCTATGGAAATCCTGTCCACGCCGGTCTTGGCGTATTCCTCAACATTATCCAGAGTAATGCCGCCGGAGGCCTCTATTTTAACCTGCCTCGCCCGTACGCCGCCGGCGTTTCGTATCTTGACTGCCTCTTTTATGCCCTCCGGCGGCATATTGTCCAGCATTATAATATCGGCGCCCGCGGAAAGCGCTTCTTCAAACTCCGCTATATTGCGGACCTCTATTTCGACCTTCACATTCTTCTGTACCCTCTTTTTTACCGTCTCGATCGCATCTTTTATAATGAGAGTGGCTTTGGCATTGGGCCTCAATTCTTTTAATGCCGCCAGATGATTATCTTTTATCAGGACCTGATCAAACAGGCCAAACCTGTGATTCTTTCCGCCGCCGACTACCACCGCATATCTGTCTATGTGGCGCATATTTGGCGTGGTCTTTCTTGTGTCCATAATATCCGCATTATACTTCTTTACTCTATCTACGAATTTCTTTGTGATAGTCGCCACTCCGCTCGAACGGCCAAGCAGATTAAGCACAACCCTTTCGCCCTTAAGTATAGAGGCCGCCGGCCCTTCTAAATAGCAAACCGCTTTCCCGGGTTCGATAAGATCGCCGTCTTTGGCATTAAATCTGATCCTGAGTTCCGTATCAAGAAAGCCGTAGGCCATCTCTATAAGAGGCAGGCCCGCGAGGACGCCGCTTGACTTTGATACGATATCGGCTTTGACCTTAAGGTTGGAAGGGATGAGGAATGTCGTCGTAATATCCATCCTGCCTATGTCTTCTTTTAGCGCGTTCTTTATAATATCTATTATTTTATCTTTTTCGAGCATATTTTTCTGGGGTCAGACCCTCGTTATGTTAACTACATTGCTGATTGCTGAGGGTCTGCCCCCCCTCTCGCGATACAATTTACTACAACGCTTTTAATTTTCTTACTTCCTCGCTGGTTAAATGGCGAAAATCGCCGCGCCTCGTATTGCCCAGCTGCAAAAATTCGTACGATACCCTTTCCAGGTTCTTTATGGGATGGCCGAGAAAAAGAAACATGTTCCTTATCTGCCGTTTTCTGCCCTCGTGTATCTCTATAAAGAGCTCTGTCCTATTTTCGTCGCTTCGTATGATCTCTATTTTAGCCGGCGCAGTTTTGCGGCCGTCAATGTACATACCCCTTTCAAGTATATGTACCTTTTTTTCGACTACCTTTCTCTCGCAGGTCAGCTTGTAACGCTTCCGCACCTCAAATCTGGGATGAGTCAACCTGTATGTAAGTTCGCCGTCATTAGTCAAAAGTAATAGGCCGGTTGTATCTTTATCGAGGCGCCCGACGGAATGGAGCCTGCTTAACGCCCTAGGCAGCAAGTCAAAAACGGTCTCCCGCTCTTCAGGGTCCGATTTTGATGTAATCACTCCCTTCGGCTTATTGAGCAATATATAGATCTTTTTTGTTTTGCTCTTTAATTCTTTACCGCCTACCGCGATATCGTCGGTATCCGGATTGACCGCATAACCCCTCTCCCGGATAATCTTACCGTTAACAGTGACTATACCCTGTTCTATTATAGAAGCCGCTTTTCTGCGGGAAGCAACGCCCTGGCGCGAAATCGCGACTTGTAAGCGCATATCATGCCTCTATATCTTTCAGGTTCTCTTCCAGGCGTTTCAGGGTGCTTTCGAGTTCCGACTTGGAGAGCTTATTCCTCTCTACTATTTCGGCCGGAGCCCTGGCAATAAAATTCTTATCCTTCAGCCTCGCCTCCAGCGACCCCATGTTCTTCTTTACCTCATCACGCTTCTTTTTCAGCCGTACTGACTCTTTTTCAAAATCTATTACACCTTCGAGCGGAATATATACCTCCGCGACTTTTGAAGGTGCATATGCCGAATGCGCGGGTTTTTTGAGGCCTTTTCCATATTCAAGTGACTTCAAACGGCACAATCTCTTTATGTAGCCGTCAAATTCTTTTAATACGGCGCCTGTTTCCGGCTTCTTATACGAAAGAACGGCGCTTACCTCTGCCTTAGCGTCTATATTCCATTCCGCGCGTATATTTCTTATAGCGGTTATGATTTCTATTATATCGGCCACGCTTTCTTCCAGCTCCTTCGATATAAATTGTTTCTGCACATGCGGCCATGAGCTTGCCATGACCGGCCCTTCGTTGTGGGGCAGGTTCTGCCAGATCTCCTCGGTGATAAACGGCATAAAAGGGTGCAGTATCCTAAGCGACTTCTCAAGGACCTTATACAGGATGACCTGTGTCGCTTCATCCTGCTGCGTAAGCTTGGAAAATTCTATATACCAATCGCAGAAATCATGCCAGAAGAATTCATAGATACGGCTTGCGGCGTCATTTAAGCGGTATTGGTCGATGTTCTTTTGCACATCTGAAAGTGCCGAATAATAACGGCTCAAAATCCATCTGTCCGCTATGCTCAGTTTTTTATCACCGGCGTAAACGCATAGGTCGACTTTTATATCACTCTTCAAGACGGTTAATATATAGCGCGAGGCGTTCCAGATTTTGTTTGCGAAGTTCCTTCCTATTTCAAACTTCTTCGGCGATAAAAAGACATCCTGGCCCGTAGCCGTGATAGATATGATGCTGAACCTGAGGGCATCGGCCCCGAAATTTTCTATTACCTCAAGCGGATCTATTATATTCCCCAAAGATTTGGACATCTTTGTGCCGGTATCATCTCTCACGGTGCCGTGTATATAAACATCTTTAAACGGTATCTCTTTTTTGAATTCGAGGCCCGCCATTATCATGCGCGCTACCCAGAAAAATATTATCTCCTGCGCAGTTATAAGGGCGTTGGTAGGATAAAAATATTTCAGGTCCTTCGATTCGTCCGGCCAGTAAAAAGTCGCGAATGGCCATAGCCACGACGAGAACCACGTATCAAGTACATCGGGATCCTGCTCGATCACACTTGAGGCGCATTTTGGGCATTTTTCCGGCCTGACTCTGGAAACGATAACGCCTTTTTCGCATTCCTTGCAATAATATACCGGGATCCTGTGCCCCCACCATATCTGGCGCGAGATACACCAGTCCTGTATATCATTCATCCAGTTTAAATATACCTTTGTCCAGCGCGCCGGATGGAATTTGACCTTCCCTTTTTTTACCACTTCTATGGCCGGTTTTGCCAGGGGTTTCATTTTTACGAACCACTGCTTCGAAAGATACGGCTCAATAATAGTATGGCAGCGATAGCAATGACCGGCAGAAAGATTATGCGATTCCACCTTTTCGAGAAGCCCTTTCTCTTTCAGGTCCTCCAATATGACTTCCCGCGCCTCAAACCTATCCATATCTTTATAGTCGCCGGCATTATCATTCATCCGGCCGTCCGGATGCATAACGTTTATGAACTGAAGCTTATGTTTTTTTCCGAGCGCGTAGTCATTGGGGTCGTGGGCGGGAGTAACTTTAACGGCGCCCGTTCCGAATTTGGCGTCGACCATAGGATCGGATATCAGTTTTATCTCACGTTCCATTAGGGGCAGGATAAGCGACTTTCCTATCAGTTTCTTATAGCGCTTGTCTTTCGGATTTACCGCTACGGCCGTATCGCCAAGCATCGTCTCGGGCCGCGTAGTCGCTACCACTACAAACTCGCGCGGATCATCTTTTAAGGGATAGCGAAGGTAATACAAATGGCCCTGCAGTTCTCTATGGGGCGCTTCCTCATCCGATAAGGCGGTGTGGCAGCGGGGGCACCAGTTAATAATATAGTTCCCCTGATATATGAGGCCC contains:
- the uvrB gene encoding excinuclease ABC subunit UvrB; this translates as MTNFKLTSNLTPQGDQPQAIKKLTDGIRKGNRYQALLGVTGSGKTFTLAHVINNIGKPVLVMSHNKTLAAQLYSEFKELFPENAVEYFVSYYDYYQPEAYVPQTDTYIEKDASINDEIDKLRLSATSALMSRDDVIIVASVSCIYGLGSPEDYAALMVFLKKGEKVGRDDILKKLVDIHYSRNDVDFQRGRFRVRGGTIEIFPAYENQAIRLELSGDSIERLREIDPLTGRTISEIDKIAIYPAKHFVTTQDKVERAIVSIKAELKERLSELFKQNKLLEAQRLESRTNYDMEMLKELGYCNGIENYSRHLSERPAGSRPSCLIDYFPEDFLVIIDESHVTVPQIRGMYEGDRSRKNTLVEYGFRLPSALDNRPLKFDEFDTLAKQMVFASATPADYELSKASVVAEQIIRPTGIVDPEITVRPSIGEIEDLIREIENRAERGERVLVTTLTKRMSEDLASYLKDAGIRVKYIHSELNAIERVEILRDLRLNKFDCLVGINLLREGIDLPEVSLVAVLDADKEGFLRSQTSLIQVAGRAARNINGKVILYADNITDSMSRAILESQRRRVKQLAYNKEHKITPQTVKKAIKEGIESHARAKEMALEATGADENTNDILEVISELEHDMELAARNLNFERATVLRDQIVKLKGEYGVRP
- the nadC gene encoding carboxylating nicotinate-nucleotide diphosphorylase, which codes for MLEKDKIIDIIKNALKEDIGRMDITTTFLIPSNLKVKADIVSKSSGVLAGLPLIEMAYGFLDTELRIRFNAKDGDLIEPGKAVCYLEGPAASILKGERVVLNLLGRSSGVATITKKFVDRVKKYNADIMDTRKTTPNMRHIDRYAVVVGGGKNHRFGLFDQVLIKDNHLAALKELRPNAKATLIIKDAIETVKKRVQKNVKVEIEVRNIAEFEEALSAGADIIMLDNMPPEGIKEAVKIRNAGGVRARQVKIEASGGITLDNVEEYAKTGVDRISIGALTHSASSLDFSLDVI
- a CDS encoding rRNA pseudouridine synthase, which produces MRLQVAISRQGVASRRKAASIIEQGIVTVNGKIIRERGYAVNPDTDDIAVGGKELKSKTKKIYILLNKPKGVITSKSDPEERETVFDLLPRALSRLHSVGRLDKDTTGLLLLTNDGELTYRLTHPRFEVRKRYKLTCERKVVEKKVHILERGMYIDGRKTAPAKIEIIRSDENRTELFIEIHEGRKRQIRNMFLFLGHPIKNLERVSYEFLQLGNTRRGDFRHLTSEEVRKLKAL
- a CDS encoding valine--tRNA ligase, which codes for MKELSKTYNPKEIEEKIYKLWEEKGLFTARVDLKKKPYCIVIPPPNITGILHMGHALNNTIQDILIRFKRMQGHEALWMPGTDHAGIATQNVVEKSLAKEGLKRQDLGREKFIEKVWQWKEEYGSTIIKQLKKLGSSCDWPRARFTMDDAYSKAVTEVFVRLYEKGLIYQGNYIINWCPRCHTALSDEEAPHRELQGHLYYLRYPLKDDPREFVVVATTRPETMLGDTAVAVNPKDKRYKKLIGKSLILPLMEREIKLISDPMVDAKFGTGAVKVTPAHDPNDYALGKKHKLQFINVMHPDGRMNDNAGDYKDMDRFEAREVILEDLKEKGLLEKVESHNLSAGHCYRCHTIIEPYLSKQWFVKMKPLAKPAIEVVKKGKVKFHPARWTKVYLNWMNDIQDWCISRQIWWGHRIPVYYCKECEKGVIVSRVRPEKCPKCASSVIEQDPDVLDTWFSSWLWPFATFYWPDESKDLKYFYPTNALITAQEIIFFWVARMIMAGLEFKKEIPFKDVYIHGTVRDDTGTKMSKSLGNIIDPLEVIENFGADALRFSIISITATGQDVFLSPKKFEIGRNFANKIWNASRYILTVLKSDIKVDLCVYAGDKKLSIADRWILSRYYSALSDVQKNIDQYRLNDAASRIYEFFWHDFCDWYIEFSKLTQQDEATQVILYKVLEKSLRILHPFMPFITEEIWQNLPHNEGPVMASSWPHVQKQFISKELEESVADIIEIITAIRNIRAEWNIDAKAEVSAVLSYKKPETGAVLKEFDGYIKRLCRLKSLEYGKGLKKPAHSAYAPSKVAEVYIPLEGVIDFEKESVRLKKKRDEVKKNMGSLEARLKDKNFIARAPAEIVERNKLSKSELESTLKRLEENLKDIEA